In Mycobacterium sp. JS623, one genomic interval encodes:
- a CDS encoding virulence factor Mce family protein, which produces MLNRTARIQLAVFAVVTVLTVAAIAMFYLRVPARLGIGAYEVTANFAAGGGLYQNANVAFRGVQAGRVESVKLTDDGVAARLRLNSDIKIPANSTATVKSVSAVGEQYVDFVPPEHPSQAVLGDGSVIPKERTAIPQDVADLLHQADQLVSSLNNTRLQDVLRETFKAFNGSGPELARLIQSTRSLVDEANSSWPQTSALIDQAGPFLDAQIRSGDDIRSFADGLARLTTEVAHADPQLRSVLSNAPSAADEASQTFEGIRPSFPVLAANLANLGRIGVIYNRSIEQALVIFPALQAALITIGGQLPADEGGKQDFKISINDPPPCNVGFLSPMDIRSPGDTTLRELPTDLYCKVPQNDPSVVRGARNYPCQEFPGKRAPTIQLCRDPKGYVPIGNNPWRGPPVPTGTPVTDPRNILPPNKFPYIPPEADPDPGYPVAPGLIPPGIQPGPGPAPHQPWPYIPPPNDNGPPPPATAWIPPAPYPDAWPPPANPQPPFMFPGPYNPVAPPPGPAPAPPPPPVPAELPPSAVTPPLASGTAYGTYDQHTGVFVDPAGGTGVFAAGASDIRPQENWVDLMLYPRQT; this is translated from the coding sequence ATGCTGAACCGAACTGCGCGAATCCAACTCGCCGTTTTCGCCGTCGTGACCGTGCTCACCGTCGCGGCGATCGCGATGTTCTACCTGCGCGTCCCGGCTCGGCTGGGAATCGGCGCCTATGAGGTCACGGCGAACTTTGCCGCAGGCGGCGGCCTGTATCAGAACGCCAACGTCGCTTTCCGCGGTGTGCAAGCAGGACGCGTTGAGTCCGTAAAGCTGACCGACGACGGCGTCGCCGCGCGACTGCGGCTCAACAGCGACATCAAAATCCCGGCGAATTCGACAGCGACGGTCAAGAGCGTCTCTGCGGTCGGCGAACAGTATGTGGATTTCGTGCCGCCCGAGCATCCGTCGCAGGCGGTGCTGGGTGATGGTTCCGTCATCCCGAAGGAGCGGACGGCGATCCCGCAGGACGTAGCCGACCTGTTGCACCAGGCCGACCAATTGGTGAGCAGCCTCAACAACACCCGTCTTCAGGACGTGCTGCGAGAAACGTTCAAGGCGTTCAACGGTTCTGGGCCGGAACTTGCGCGGCTGATCCAATCAACGCGGTCGTTGGTCGACGAGGCCAACTCGAGCTGGCCGCAGACCTCTGCGCTCATCGACCAGGCCGGGCCGTTCCTGGACGCTCAGATCCGTAGCGGCGACGACATCCGGTCCTTCGCCGACGGGCTTGCGCGCCTGACGACGGAGGTGGCCCACGCCGATCCTCAGCTGCGGTCGGTGCTGTCGAACGCGCCGTCGGCGGCCGACGAAGCAAGCCAGACGTTCGAGGGCATTCGCCCGTCCTTCCCGGTGCTGGCGGCCAACCTGGCCAACCTCGGCCGCATCGGTGTCATCTACAACAGGTCAATCGAACAGGCGCTGGTCATCTTCCCTGCCCTGCAGGCGGCTCTCATTACCATCGGCGGTCAACTACCCGCGGATGAAGGGGGCAAGCAGGACTTCAAGATATCTATCAACGACCCGCCCCCGTGCAACGTCGGATTCCTGTCGCCGATGGATATTCGATCGCCAGGCGACACTACGTTGCGCGAGTTGCCGACGGACCTGTATTGCAAAGTGCCCCAGAACGATCCGAGCGTGGTCCGCGGCGCGAGGAATTACCCGTGCCAGGAGTTCCCTGGTAAGCGCGCGCCAACAATTCAGCTCTGCCGGGATCCAAAGGGGTACGTGCCGATCGGGAACAATCCCTGGCGTGGCCCGCCCGTGCCGACGGGCACACCGGTTACGGACCCACGAAACATCTTGCCGCCGAACAAGTTCCCATATATTCCACCGGAAGCCGATCCCGATCCGGGCTATCCGGTGGCACCGGGGTTGATCCCACCGGGGATTCAGCCTGGTCCGGGTCCTGCGCCGCACCAACCGTGGCCGTATATCCCGCCCCCCAACGACAATGGGCCGCCGCCCCCGGCGACGGCATGGATACCGCCGGCACCGTATCCGGATGCCTGGCCGCCGCCGGCAAATCCGCAACCGCCGTTTATGTTTCCAGGACCGTATAACCCGGTTGCACCGCCGCCGGGGCCGGCGCCTGCACCACCACCACCGCCGGTGCCTGCGGAGCTGCCGCCGTCGGCGGTGACCCCGCCGCTGGCCAGCGGCACCGCATACGGCACGTACGATCAGCACACCGGGGTGTTCGTCGACCCGGCCGGCGGTACTGGCGTGTTTGCGGCAGGTGCCTCTGACATACGGCCACAAGAGAATTGGGTAGATCTCATGCTTTATCCGAGGCAGACGTGA
- a CDS encoding MCE family protein, which produces MTRKSMSLNVGRATRRTAAIGSGVVLLAGCQFGGLNSLNMPGTVGHGAGAYSITVELPDVATLPQNSPVMVDDVTVGSVSGVEAVQRADGSFYAAVKLSLEHSVKLPANAIAKVGQTSLLGSQHVELSAPVGQPPVGALRDGSRIPENQGSRFPTTEEVLSALGVVVNKGNLGALQDITQEVSAAVAGREGEFADLIPRLAELAASLNRQTDDIINAAEGLNRFAGILARQKDSLDRTLDTLPGALKVLNDNRANIVDAFAGLRRLATVGARILSETKSDFAAETKDLYAVIKPVNDNRSALVDSLDFLATFPFPGKNLKRVARGDYFNIWEVFDLTLRRLGETIFTTSLGLDPNMKHLDEVVSPPDFLVGEMANLSGQAADPFKIPPGTASGQEVPPK; this is translated from the coding sequence ATGACGCGAAAGTCGATGAGCCTCAACGTCGGCCGCGCGACGCGCCGCACGGCAGCCATCGGTTCCGGCGTCGTGTTGCTGGCCGGCTGCCAATTCGGCGGCCTGAATTCGCTGAACATGCCGGGCACCGTTGGCCATGGCGCCGGCGCATATTCGATCACGGTGGAGCTGCCGGATGTGGCCACGCTGCCGCAGAATTCGCCGGTGATGGTCGACGACGTCACAGTCGGCAGTGTGTCGGGCGTGGAGGCCGTACAGCGCGCGGATGGCAGTTTCTACGCGGCGGTGAAACTGTCCCTTGAACACAGCGTCAAGTTGCCGGCCAACGCGATCGCAAAAGTCGGGCAGACGTCGCTCTTGGGCTCGCAGCATGTCGAGCTGTCGGCTCCCGTGGGACAGCCCCCAGTTGGGGCGCTGCGTGACGGGTCGCGGATCCCCGAGAACCAGGGCAGCCGCTTCCCGACCACCGAGGAAGTGCTGTCCGCGTTGGGTGTCGTCGTCAACAAGGGCAACCTTGGTGCGCTGCAAGACATTACCCAAGAAGTCTCCGCCGCAGTGGCCGGACGTGAAGGCGAGTTCGCTGACCTGATTCCGCGGCTCGCCGAGCTGGCCGCGTCGTTGAATCGGCAGACCGACGACATCATCAACGCGGCCGAAGGGCTCAATCGGTTCGCCGGAATCCTCGCTCGACAAAAGGACAGCCTGGACCGCACCCTGGACACGCTTCCTGGAGCGTTGAAGGTGCTCAACGACAACCGCGCCAACATCGTCGACGCATTCGCTGGGCTGCGCAGGCTCGCCACGGTCGGGGCACGTATCCTCTCGGAGACGAAGAGTGACTTCGCCGCGGAAACGAAGGACCTGTACGCAGTCATCAAGCCGGTCAACGACAACCGTTCTGCGCTGGTGGACTCCCTGGACTTCCTGGCGACCTTCCCGTTCCCGGGTAAGAACTTGAAGCGCGTGGCCAGGGGCGACTACTTCAACATCTGGGAAGTTTTCGACCTGACCCTTCGCCGGCTGGGCGAGACGATATTCACGACGTCGTTGGGCTTGGACCCGAACATGAAGCACCTCGACGAAGTCGTCAGCCCGCCGGACTTCCTCGTCGGGGAGATGGCGAACCTCTCGGGGCAGGCCGCAGATCCGTTCAAGATTCCGCCCGGTACCGCATCGGGTCAGGAGGTGCCACCCAAGTAA
- a CDS encoding virulence factor Mce family protein: MTRWLRYGVIGALAVALIGGLYVVWPRVGTYRVVGYFTSATGLYPGDDVRVVGVPIGTIESISPEADAVKITMRVQDDVKLPADARAVVIAPNIVAARFIQLTPAFKGGAAMKDGDSIALQRTAVPVEWDEVKSELTQLSQQLGPQAGQVQGPLSAFIDQAADTFDGNGDSFRRALRELSQTAGRLGDSRTDLFGTVKNLQILIDALSRSNDQIVQFSGHLASVSQVLADSSEGLNNTLGTLNQALSDIRGFLNEHNETLIASVNKLTDFTSLLSNQSDDIEQLLHVLPNAMANFYNIYNPAQGTANGLLSLPELTNPVQFICADFDAAGQPDNYKRTEICRQRMAPVLRRLMMNYPPIMSHGINTITAYKGQVIYDTPATEAKAQTYIPYLQWIPSNGRYPPRSGEGGDVSSLLLPPNPAPGPPPPAQPYTLGPVVPPAGPEPAAPAPAAAGPLPAEAPVPADAVPPMQPVGPQQPGGGG; this comes from the coding sequence GTGACCCGCTGGCTGCGTTATGGAGTCATCGGTGCTCTGGCGGTGGCACTGATCGGTGGACTGTATGTGGTGTGGCCGCGAGTCGGAACATACCGAGTGGTCGGCTATTTCACGTCGGCAACCGGCCTGTACCCGGGGGACGATGTCCGCGTCGTCGGTGTGCCGATCGGCACGATCGAATCGATCTCGCCTGAAGCCGATGCCGTCAAGATCACCATGCGGGTGCAGGACGACGTCAAATTGCCCGCCGATGCCCGTGCAGTCGTCATTGCGCCGAACATCGTTGCGGCCCGGTTCATTCAGCTGACCCCCGCATTCAAGGGCGGTGCGGCCATGAAGGACGGCGACAGTATCGCGCTGCAACGCACCGCTGTTCCCGTGGAGTGGGACGAAGTCAAATCCGAGTTGACGCAACTCAGCCAGCAACTCGGACCGCAGGCCGGCCAGGTTCAAGGCCCATTGAGCGCGTTCATAGACCAAGCGGCCGACACCTTTGACGGAAACGGCGATTCGTTCCGGCGAGCCCTGCGCGAGTTGTCGCAGACCGCGGGGAGGCTGGGTGACTCACGCACTGACCTGTTCGGCACGGTCAAGAATCTGCAGATCCTGATTGACGCACTGTCGCGCAGCAACGATCAAATCGTGCAATTCAGTGGGCATTTGGCGTCCGTGTCGCAGGTTCTGGCCGATAGCTCCGAGGGTCTGAACAACACCCTAGGCACGCTCAACCAGGCCCTGTCAGATATTCGCGGCTTCCTCAACGAGCACAATGAGACCCTGATTGCCAGCGTCAACAAGCTGACCGACTTCACCAGCCTGCTCTCGAATCAAAGCGACGACATCGAGCAGTTGCTGCACGTCCTTCCGAACGCGATGGCGAATTTCTACAACATCTACAACCCGGCCCAGGGCACCGCGAATGGTCTGCTGAGCCTGCCGGAGTTGACGAACCCGGTGCAGTTCATCTGCGCGGACTTTGACGCCGCGGGCCAGCCTGACAATTACAAGCGGACTGAGATCTGTCGCCAGCGGATGGCTCCGGTGCTGCGGCGCCTGATGATGAACTACCCACCCATCATGTCGCATGGAATCAACACGATCACCGCGTACAAAGGCCAGGTCATCTATGACACCCCGGCGACGGAGGCCAAGGCGCAGACCTACATCCCGTATCTGCAGTGGATACCGTCAAACGGACGGTATCCGCCCCGATCCGGTGAGGGCGGCGATGTGAGTTCGTTGCTCCTGCCGCCGAATCCCGCTCCTGGTCCACCGCCACCGGCGCAGCCCTACACGCTCGGGCCAGTGGTGCCACCCGCAGGACCAGAGCCCGCCGCGCCGGCGCCCGCTGCGGCCGGGCCCCTCCCTGCCGAGGCGCCGGTTCCGGCCGACGCTGTACCACCGATGCAGCCGGTCGGTCCGCAACAACCTGGAGGCGGCGGATGA
- a CDS encoding MCE family protein, whose product MDKTLRSGIFGLVVVICVLIVAFGYTTLPFYPQGKQYEAYFADAGGISPGNDVNVSGIAVGKVTGVALAGDVAKVTFTVNRKVRLGDQTLASIKTDTVLGERSLAVTPRGGGSVTSIPLGRTTVPYTLNMALQDLGQNSAELDKGQLNQALSVLTESLRDATPQLRRTLDGVASLSRSINANDEALGQLLAHAQSVTKVLADRANQVNQLVTDGNQLFAALDERRTALSNLIAGIDDVSRQISGFVADNRREFGPALQKLNLVLDNLLERREHISQAIRRLPPYATALGESVGSGSGFNVNLPNAVPNISQQELLLDLYFQPGKVPDSLADFIRGFIDERLIVRPKSP is encoded by the coding sequence ATGGATAAGACGCTGCGCTCAGGCATCTTCGGACTGGTAGTCGTCATATGTGTTTTGATCGTCGCGTTTGGTTACACGACGCTGCCTTTTTACCCGCAAGGCAAGCAATACGAGGCCTACTTTGCCGACGCCGGCGGCATTTCGCCGGGTAATGACGTCAACGTCTCCGGCATAGCGGTCGGTAAGGTCACCGGGGTCGCACTCGCGGGCGACGTCGCAAAGGTGACGTTCACCGTCAACCGCAAGGTTCGGCTGGGTGATCAAACGCTGGCATCGATCAAGACCGACACCGTACTGGGTGAGAGGTCACTAGCGGTGACCCCGCGAGGCGGCGGGTCAGTGACATCAATTCCCTTGGGGCGCACGACGGTTCCGTACACGCTGAACATGGCGCTGCAGGATCTTGGTCAGAATTCCGCCGAACTCGACAAGGGACAGTTGAACCAGGCGTTGAGTGTGTTGACCGAATCCCTGCGCGACGCAACCCCCCAGCTGCGTCGAACACTGGACGGAGTGGCGTCGTTGTCTCGCAGCATCAATGCCAACGATGAGGCGTTGGGCCAGCTGTTGGCCCACGCGCAGTCGGTGACAAAGGTGCTCGCCGACCGGGCCAATCAGGTGAACCAGCTCGTCACCGACGGTAATCAACTATTCGCCGCGCTCGACGAGCGCCGTACCGCGTTGAGCAACCTGATCGCCGGCATCGACGATGTCTCACGCCAGATTTCGGGATTTGTGGCCGACAACCGCCGCGAGTTCGGTCCTGCTCTGCAGAAGTTGAACCTCGTGCTGGACAATCTCCTTGAGCGTCGCGAGCACATCAGCCAGGCGATTCGCCGGTTGCCGCCATATGCCACCGCCCTCGGCGAATCGGTCGGTTCCGGTTCGGGCTTCAACGTCAACCTTCCCAACGCTGTACCAAACATTTCGCAGCAGGAGCTATTACTGGACCTCTACTTCCAACCGGGCAAGGTTCCCGACAGCCTCGCCGATTTCATCCGCGGATTCATCGACGAGCGGTTGATCGTAAGGCCGAAGTCACCGTGA
- a CDS encoding MCE family protein: MAHRGLLIKVGIFAVVMLLVSAALVVIFGEFRFASTSTYHATFTDASRLKNGNDVRIAGVPVGSVRDVKLNPDNTVDVAFTVNKKYQMYTSTRAAIRYENLVGDRYMEVTSGPGDLRKLPPGGTVNIDHTEPALDLDALLGGLRPVVKGLNGTQVNQINNAILELLQGQGGALAQLLSDTGTFSQSLADRYQVISDVIHNLNEVLGTIDGKSAQFDASVDQLQKLVSGLAQGRDPIAGAIPPLASAETDLTELLVNSRRPVQGILENLRPLATELDNRKGDVNKVIEPLAENYLRLNSLGAYGSYFNYYICSVSLKFNGPAGSDIFLPIGGVPDLSKGRCSENG; encoded by the coding sequence ATGGCCCACCGAGGACTGCTGATCAAGGTGGGCATCTTTGCAGTGGTCATGCTGTTGGTATCCGCTGCTTTGGTGGTGATCTTCGGCGAGTTCCGGTTCGCCTCCACCAGCACTTACCACGCCACCTTCACTGACGCGTCGCGGCTGAAGAATGGCAACGATGTGCGCATCGCAGGCGTTCCGGTGGGCAGTGTCAGAGACGTGAAGCTAAACCCCGACAACACCGTCGATGTGGCGTTCACCGTCAACAAGAAGTATCAGATGTACACGTCAACGCGTGCGGCGATCCGATACGAGAATCTGGTTGGCGACCGCTACATGGAAGTCACGTCGGGTCCCGGTGACCTTCGGAAGTTGCCGCCGGGCGGAACGGTCAACATCGACCACACCGAGCCCGCGCTGGATCTCGATGCCTTGCTCGGCGGGCTGCGTCCCGTGGTCAAGGGCCTCAACGGCACGCAGGTCAACCAGATCAACAATGCGATCCTCGAGCTCTTGCAGGGCCAGGGCGGCGCGTTGGCGCAATTGCTCTCCGACACTGGAACATTCAGCCAATCCCTGGCCGATCGCTATCAGGTGATCTCGGACGTGATCCACAATCTCAATGAGGTGCTGGGCACCATTGACGGAAAGAGTGCGCAGTTTGATGCCAGCGTGGACCAGCTCCAGAAGCTGGTAAGTGGATTGGCGCAGGGCCGCGACCCGATCGCGGGAGCCATTCCACCGCTGGCATCCGCTGAAACGGACCTGACCGAGTTGCTGGTGAACTCGCGCCGGCCGGTGCAGGGCATACTCGAGAACCTTCGCCCATTGGCTACCGAGCTCGACAACCGCAAGGGAGACGTCAACAAAGTCATCGAACCGCTCGCCGAGAACTATCTGCGGCTCAATTCCCTTGGCGCATACGGGTCATACTTCAACTATTACATCTGCTCGGTGTCGCTCAAGTTCAACGGGCCAGCGGGCAGCGACATCTTCCTGCCAATTGGCGGCGTCCCGGATCTGTCGAAGGGCAGGTGCTCCGAAAATGGATAA
- a CDS encoding MCE family protein, with amino-acid sequence MSRTAAIRIAAAVLASIIVAFTVFTYLAYTAAFTPTDSVTVTSPRAGLVMDKEAKVKYRGVQIGKVEDIAYTGNQAKLTLAINRDQLRYVPSNALVRIGSTTVFGAKSVEFIAPPRPDRTPLHPGANVEAQSVQLEANTLFQTLTDVLHKVDPIHLNATLSAIAEGLRNHGDDAGAGLAGLNQFLAQVNPKLPTVESDIAQTAKVANIYGDAGPDLVTVINNVPTINQTIIDEQDNLNATLLATIGLANAGSDTLEPGADDYIAAIQRLRAPLKVLGDYSPEIGCVLQGAKTAGQRGERVVGGMHPGAMVSSSFVLGVPSYTYPESLPIVNASGGPNCRGLPDIPTKQYGGSWYRAPFLVTDNAYIPYEPFTEVQVDAPNTLQFLFNGAFAERDDF; translated from the coding sequence GTGTCGAGGACTGCCGCGATCAGAATCGCCGCCGCTGTGTTGGCGTCGATCATCGTGGCGTTCACCGTGTTTACCTATCTGGCATACACCGCCGCGTTCACCCCCACCGACTCCGTGACGGTGACGTCGCCGCGCGCGGGCTTGGTGATGGACAAGGAAGCCAAGGTCAAATACCGCGGTGTCCAAATCGGCAAGGTCGAAGACATCGCATATACCGGCAATCAGGCGAAGCTGACGTTGGCGATCAACCGCGACCAACTGCGTTACGTCCCGTCGAACGCGTTGGTGCGCATCGGCAGTACCACGGTGTTCGGCGCGAAGTCGGTGGAGTTCATCGCACCGCCGCGGCCGGACCGCACGCCGCTGCATCCTGGCGCCAATGTCGAGGCTCAGTCAGTGCAGCTGGAAGCCAACACATTGTTCCAGACACTGACCGACGTGCTGCACAAGGTCGACCCGATCCACCTGAACGCAACCCTGTCGGCGATCGCCGAGGGTTTGCGTAATCACGGCGACGACGCCGGCGCCGGTCTTGCGGGGTTGAATCAGTTTCTGGCGCAGGTGAATCCAAAGCTGCCAACGGTTGAGTCGGATATCGCGCAAACCGCGAAGGTCGCAAACATCTATGGCGATGCGGGCCCGGATCTCGTCACTGTGATCAACAATGTGCCGACGATCAACCAGACGATCATCGATGAGCAGGACAACCTGAACGCCACGCTGCTCGCGACAATCGGTTTGGCGAACGCGGGATCCGACACGCTTGAACCGGGAGCAGACGATTACATCGCGGCGATCCAGCGGTTGCGGGCACCGCTGAAGGTGCTGGGCGACTATTCGCCGGAAATCGGCTGTGTATTGCAGGGCGCCAAGACGGCCGGTCAGCGCGGAGAACGGGTTGTCGGCGGCATGCACCCGGGCGCAATGGTGAGTTCCAGCTTCGTGCTGGGCGTGCCGTCCTACACCTACCCAGAGAGCCTGCCCATCGTGAACGCGTCCGGCGGTCCCAACTGCCGCGGCCTGCCCGACATTCCCACCAAGCAGTACGGCGGCTCCTGGTACCGGGCGCCATTCCTAGTGACCGACAACGCCTACATCCCGTACGAGCCCTTCACGGAGGTTCAGGTCGACGCGCCAAATACGTTGCAGTTCCTCTTCAATGGCGCATTCGCAGAACGGGACGATTTCTGA
- a CDS encoding MlaE family ABC transporter permease, with product MGNYDITLRLRRAFRRVPGAVDSFGEQALFYATSVRYIPLALRKYRMETVRLIAEMTLGTGALILIGGTVGVAAFLTLASGGVIAVQGYQSLGNIGIEALTGFLSAFLNVRIVAPIIAGIALAATIGAGTTAQLGAMRIAEEIDAVEAMAVHSVAYLVSTRIMAGLVAIIPLYSLATLAAFFSARAITVFVNGQSAGLYDHYFNTFLIPTDLLWSFAQAIVMSIAVMLVHTYYGYNASGGPVGVGIAVGQAVRTSLIVVVVITLFIALAVYGASGNFNLSG from the coding sequence CTGGGGAATTACGACATCACGCTGCGGTTGCGGCGGGCGTTCCGACGGGTGCCCGGGGCGGTGGACAGCTTCGGGGAACAGGCCCTGTTCTACGCGACGTCGGTCCGATACATACCCCTCGCGTTGCGGAAGTACCGCATGGAAACGGTGCGGCTGATCGCAGAGATGACGTTGGGCACCGGTGCCTTGATACTCATCGGCGGCACGGTCGGCGTCGCGGCGTTCCTCACCCTGGCCTCTGGCGGGGTCATCGCGGTTCAGGGCTACCAGTCGCTGGGCAACATCGGGATCGAGGCGCTGACCGGGTTCCTGTCCGCCTTTCTCAACGTGCGCATCGTCGCCCCGATCATCGCGGGTATCGCGCTTGCCGCCACCATCGGCGCCGGCACCACAGCCCAACTCGGCGCGATGCGCATTGCCGAGGAGATCGACGCGGTCGAGGCGATGGCCGTGCACTCGGTGGCTTATCTGGTTTCGACTCGGATCATGGCCGGGCTGGTGGCGATCATTCCGCTGTACTCACTGGCCACGCTTGCGGCGTTCTTCTCTGCCCGCGCGATCACCGTCTTTGTCAACGGCCAATCCGCCGGCCTCTACGACCACTACTTCAATACGTTCCTGATACCGACGGACCTGCTGTGGTCGTTCGCTCAGGCCATCGTGATGTCGATCGCGGTGATGCTGGTGCACACCTACTACGGCTACAACGCGTCGGGCGGCCCCGTCGGCGTTGGCATCGCCGTGGGTCAGGCGGTGCGGACATCGCTCATCGTCGTCGTGGTCATCACCTTGTTCATTGCCCTTGCCGTATACGGCGCGTCCGGTAACTTCAACCTGTCGGGGTAA
- a CDS encoding MlaE family ABC transporter permease — MRQQLAIPARAVGGFMEMSLDTFRAIFRRPFQFGEFLDQTWMIARVSIVPTLLISIPFTVLVAFTLNILLREIGAADLSGSGTAFGTVTQLGPVSTVLVVAGAGATAICADLGARTIREEIDAMRVLGIDPIQRLVVPRVLASTFVALLLNGLVIAIGLSGGYVFSVLLQGVNPGAFINGLTILTGLGELVISEFKALLFGVMAGLVGCYRGLTVKGGPKGVGEAVNETVIYAFICLFVINVLMTAIGIRILGR, encoded by the coding sequence TTGAGGCAGCAACTCGCCATTCCGGCTCGGGCCGTCGGCGGGTTCATGGAAATGTCTCTCGACACCTTCCGGGCGATATTCCGTCGACCCTTTCAATTCGGTGAGTTCCTCGACCAGACCTGGATGATCGCGCGGGTTTCGATCGTTCCGACGCTGCTGATCTCGATTCCGTTCACGGTGCTGGTCGCCTTCACCCTCAACATTTTGTTGCGCGAAATCGGCGCCGCGGACTTATCCGGATCGGGTACCGCTTTCGGTACCGTCACGCAGCTGGGCCCCGTCTCAACCGTGCTGGTCGTTGCCGGAGCCGGTGCGACTGCGATCTGCGCCGACCTAGGCGCCCGCACCATCCGTGAGGAAATCGACGCGATGCGGGTGCTGGGCATCGACCCGATCCAGCGCCTGGTGGTGCCGCGCGTTCTGGCGTCGACGTTCGTCGCACTGCTTCTCAACGGTCTTGTGATCGCGATCGGCCTGAGCGGCGGCTACGTATTCTCCGTGCTGTTACAGGGCGTGAACCCCGGCGCGTTCATCAACGGCCTGACCATCCTGACCGGGTTGGGCGAGTTGGTCATTTCAGAATTCAAGGCATTGTTGTTCGGCGTCATGGCGGGGCTCGTCGGCTGCTACCGCGGCCTGACAGTCAAAGGTGGACCCAAGGGTGTCGGAGAGGCCGTCAACGAGACGGTCATCTACGCGTTCATCTGCCTCTTCGTGATCAATGTCCTGATGACGGCAATCGGCATTCGGATCCTGGGCCGTTGA
- a CDS encoding 3-oxoacyl-ACP reductase codes for MTPQNDATDLSGLVAVVTGAAAGLGRAEAIGLARAGATIVVNDIAGALDRSDVIDEIATAGSKAVAVAGDISERSTADELVETADGLGGLGIVVNNAGITRDRMLFNMSDEDWDAVIAVHLRGHFLLTRNAATYWRAKAKENDGQVYGRIINTSSEAGLAGPVGQANYGAAKAGITALTLTAARALERYGVRANAIAPRARTAMTADVFGDSPELADGQIDPLSPEHVVNLVRFLASPASRDVNGQLFIVYGPTVTLVAAPTAEHRFSADSEAWDPSELSETLRKYFADRDPERNFSAMALMGQGE; via the coding sequence GTGACTCCGCAGAACGACGCGACCGATCTGTCCGGACTGGTCGCGGTGGTGACGGGTGCGGCCGCAGGGCTGGGGCGCGCCGAAGCCATCGGGCTTGCTCGAGCGGGCGCGACGATCGTCGTCAACGACATCGCGGGTGCGCTGGACCGCTCCGACGTCATTGACGAGATCGCCACTGCCGGCTCCAAGGCCGTCGCGGTCGCGGGCGACATCAGCGAGCGCTCGACCGCCGATGAATTGGTGGAGACCGCCGATGGTCTTGGTGGACTCGGCATCGTCGTGAACAACGCGGGGATCACCCGTGACCGCATGCTGTTCAACATGTCCGACGAGGACTGGGATGCGGTGATCGCCGTACATCTGCGCGGCCACTTCCTGTTGACCCGCAACGCCGCCACCTACTGGCGGGCCAAGGCCAAGGAAAACGACGGACAGGTTTACGGCCGCATCATCAACACCTCGTCGGAGGCGGGCCTGGCAGGGCCCGTCGGCCAGGCGAACTATGGCGCCGCCAAGGCCGGTATCACCGCGCTGACGCTGACCGCAGCGCGTGCATTGGAGCGCTACGGGGTGCGGGCGAATGCCATCGCCCCCCGCGCCCGCACCGCGATGACCGCCGACGTCTTCGGCGATTCACCCGAACTGGCCGATGGCCAGATCGACCCGCTGTCGCCCGAGCACGTGGTGAACCTGGTGCGGTTCCTCGCGTCGCCCGCGTCGCGAGATGTGAACGGACAACTGTTCATCGTCTACGGACCTACGGTGACGCTCGTTGCGGCGCCAACGGCCGAGCACCGCTTTAGTGCGGATTCCGAGGCATGGGACCCTTCGGAGCTGTCGGAAACGTTGCGGAAATACTTTGCTGACCGTGATCCCGAACGGAATTTCTCAGCAATGGCCCTCATGGGTCAAGGAGAATGA
- a CDS encoding ferredoxin: MRVEVDRDRCEGNAVCVGIAPDLFDLDDEDYAVVKADPVPADQEDLAEQSIAECPRAALIRRD, translated from the coding sequence ATGCGAGTGGAAGTGGACCGTGACCGCTGCGAGGGCAATGCCGTTTGCGTCGGAATTGCCCCCGACCTGTTCGATCTCGACGACGAGGATTACGCCGTCGTGAAGGCCGACCCGGTACCGGCGGACCAGGAGGACCTGGCCGAACAATCGATCGCCGAGTGCCCACGAGCTGCCCTGATCCGCAGAGACTAG